One window from the genome of Cumulibacter soli encodes:
- a CDS encoding signal peptidase I, with translation MIKKIIGATVTTLIVATAVGLVCWFVLAATTGASLITFRTGSMAPSMPQGAIAVAMPVKASEIKVNDVVTVQRPGESLPVTHRVVEVRTPEEATTPDGIPDNARELVLKGDDNDVADFEPYVVTDAKKVVFSLANAGAVLTWLKTPIGMGLMILLVGALTTWAFWPAREIPDSEDSAYAESDGSTDPPPDDDANPSSADRAGTDPADSSAELAHEILGANR, from the coding sequence ATGATCAAGAAGATCATCGGAGCTACTGTCACGACGCTAATCGTCGCGACAGCAGTTGGTCTCGTCTGCTGGTTCGTGCTTGCGGCGACGACCGGTGCCAGCCTGATCACGTTCCGGACCGGGTCGATGGCGCCGAGCATGCCGCAGGGTGCAATCGCGGTTGCGATGCCCGTCAAGGCGTCCGAGATCAAGGTCAACGACGTCGTCACCGTGCAGCGTCCGGGCGAGTCACTTCCGGTGACACACCGGGTTGTGGAGGTGCGCACCCCTGAGGAAGCCACCACGCCGGACGGGATCCCGGACAACGCGCGCGAGCTCGTGCTCAAGGGCGATGACAACGATGTGGCCGATTTCGAGCCGTACGTAGTGACCGACGCGAAGAAAGTGGTCTTCTCACTCGCGAACGCCGGTGCGGTACTCACCTGGCTCAAGACACCTATCGGGATGGGCTTGATGATCCTGCTGGTCGGTGCGCTGACCACCTGGGCATTCTGGCCGGCCCGGGAGATACCGGATTCGGAAGACTCCGCTTATGCCGAATCGGACGGATCCACAGATCCTCCGCCGGACGACGATGCGAATCCCAGCAGCGCGGACCGTGCCGGTACGGATCCGGCTGATTCCTCGGCGGAATTGGCCCACGAAATCTTGGGAGCTAACAGATGA
- a CDS encoding SipW-dependent-type signal peptide-containing protein, translating into MATQQSRKMRKIAAVAAGALVVGVGASFTLASWTDSEWVSGSVDGETPGVGTSDFEVQQNTSSPYADTGWTDEEENPGGALLFSAGALSLTPGDSIYAPVALQTTEDSLAATVNLQGAVASAGITIDDPDGALWAAIDVDVYTAAGATPPACTPADFDAADWTAILTGGLDDAATAPQDLAAESGSTQHYCFVLTLPDDAADTLQGLTIAPAWEFASESVDA; encoded by the coding sequence ATGGCTACTCAGCAGTCACGGAAAATGCGAAAGATCGCGGCCGTTGCCGCGGGCGCGCTCGTAGTCGGAGTCGGCGCCAGCTTCACCCTGGCGTCGTGGACCGACTCGGAGTGGGTCAGTGGCAGCGTGGACGGCGAGACTCCCGGCGTCGGCACCAGCGACTTCGAGGTGCAGCAGAACACCAGCTCGCCGTACGCCGATACGGGATGGACCGATGAAGAGGAGAACCCCGGCGGTGCGCTGCTGTTCTCCGCCGGCGCCCTGAGCCTGACCCCCGGCGACAGCATCTACGCGCCCGTCGCGTTGCAAACCACCGAAGACTCGCTCGCCGCCACCGTAAACCTGCAGGGCGCGGTCGCCTCAGCCGGAATCACGATCGACGACCCCGATGGCGCGCTCTGGGCGGCCATCGACGTCGATGTCTACACGGCAGCCGGCGCTACCCCTCCGGCGTGCACCCCGGCCGACTTCGACGCTGCCGACTGGACTGCGATCCTCACCGGCGGACTCGACGACGCAGCGACGGCGCCGCAGGACCTGGCAGCGGAGTCCGGCTCCACTCAGCACTACTGCTTCGTGCTCACGCTGCCGGATGACGCGGCTGACACCTTGCAGGGCCTCACCATCGCCCCCGCTTGGGAGTTCGCTTCCGAATCCGTCGACGCGTAA
- a CDS encoding DUF169 domain-containing protein: MTDTAQPVNLPMPSRRPQDEPPALLGPSETDWSALTDRLNRLLRLRTTPVGMKLFATVAEMEAVPKIRRPKAIHTTDQIVAQAARIGFTVGITNDDLVGPQCGAVIGLHPRDESWLSGDRMAGVWFADQEEASRHQHAMDTVPDNLYEAMAVSPLASGRLDPPDVVLIYATPAQSILMINGLQWSGYKKFEWSCVGESSCADSWGRALATREPSMSIPCYAERRYGGVLEDELLLALPPEYLPGMLDGLDALGRNGFRYPIPQYGIQSDARAGLGVSYT, from the coding sequence ATGACTGACACCGCCCAACCTGTGAACCTCCCGATGCCGAGTCGCCGACCGCAGGATGAGCCGCCGGCGCTGTTGGGACCGAGTGAAACCGACTGGAGTGCGCTGACCGACCGCCTGAATCGGCTGCTGCGGCTGCGTACTACGCCGGTGGGGATGAAGCTGTTCGCGACGGTCGCCGAGATGGAGGCTGTGCCGAAGATCCGGCGTCCGAAGGCGATCCACACGACCGACCAAATCGTCGCGCAGGCAGCTCGGATCGGTTTCACCGTAGGAATCACCAACGACGACCTCGTCGGCCCACAGTGTGGTGCGGTGATCGGATTGCACCCGCGCGATGAGTCGTGGCTGTCCGGCGACCGCATGGCCGGTGTGTGGTTCGCCGATCAGGAGGAAGCGTCGCGACACCAGCATGCGATGGATACGGTGCCCGACAACCTGTACGAGGCGATGGCCGTGTCACCGCTAGCCTCCGGCCGACTCGACCCGCCGGACGTCGTCCTGATTTATGCCACCCCCGCACAGTCGATTCTGATGATCAACGGGCTGCAGTGGTCGGGCTACAAGAAGTTTGAGTGGTCCTGCGTCGGGGAGTCATCGTGCGCCGACTCGTGGGGGAGGGCGCTCGCGACTCGGGAACCGTCGATGTCGATCCCGTGCTACGCCGAGCGTCGGTACGGCGGCGTCCTCGAGGACGAACTCTTGTTGGCGCTGCCGCCGGAGTACCTACCGGGGATGCTCGATGGGCTGGATGCGTTGGGCCGTAACGGATTCCGCTACCCGATACCGCAGTACGGCATCCAGTCGGATGCGCGCGCCGGACTCGGTGTTTCCTACACCTGA
- a CDS encoding choice-of-anchor G family protein gives MKIFTKPRSVLRGRGTTVLAATMVTTSALLAQTLVATNATWNDAEWVHSDGVGTLDCVEPAGQFATRAEGRFLSGSLLDINLDSIAEAERVEVTNDGSRSMVQTAGTPVSGLPDAYADPLSAEVLSLLNLDLTGLLELPADASTGVVGQFGQAQSDGTAVGASGLITDSGGIDLSHEQTGDYPDLATLQLSEILNSDLLGDLGLGTLLSNVADLTLELGAVAGRASYSTCDYLWGSDPDTVNREYLAASADLGFSTPLIGELVSAIGGSEQEQCSDTPLSTVKLLECTVNGLASDEGVVDSLVSGVTGLLGTLTNNLGLGEITADLTATVDLSGVQALLDDTLTDTGGVITVNLGDGTVQVNTAALLEAAYPGTYTDGLNGLAPNTNPLADPGVLNELVDRVSALLADWIVNVQNAITTAIGQTTITAGVRIDLELTTILGTLPIGDIEVAVDCRPTGSTTAGPGCTLAELLDSGPNPGVQEVTAGFEVLPGLPGLVGDLLNGVVGTVIAGLVSNLVSGTAGLVGTVVNDTLDPVVTGAVNALPGLTAPVVNLVSDLYNGLFLSGIVALTINAQNDTSDPNDVEPQEWATLPEGQFDVSAIRVGVLDLLGAYHVNVHLGRASVGPGCAVATAAVDCAGY, from the coding sequence ATGAAGATCTTCACCAAGCCCCGGTCCGTCTTGCGAGGTCGCGGCACCACTGTGCTCGCCGCGACGATGGTGACGACGTCCGCGCTCCTCGCGCAGACCCTGGTAGCGACCAACGCGACGTGGAACGACGCCGAGTGGGTGCACTCAGATGGGGTCGGCACCCTTGATTGTGTGGAGCCGGCTGGCCAGTTCGCCACCCGAGCCGAGGGGCGGTTCCTCAGCGGTTCGCTGCTGGACATCAATCTCGACAGCATCGCCGAGGCAGAACGCGTAGAAGTGACCAACGATGGGTCCCGCTCGATGGTGCAGACCGCCGGCACGCCCGTCAGCGGTCTGCCTGACGCGTACGCCGATCCGCTGTCCGCCGAAGTGCTGAGCCTGCTCAATCTCGACCTCACTGGGCTGCTGGAACTACCGGCCGATGCCTCGACCGGTGTCGTGGGGCAGTTCGGTCAAGCACAGTCCGATGGCACCGCGGTCGGCGCCAGTGGGTTGATCACGGATTCCGGTGGTATCGATCTGTCGCACGAACAGACCGGCGACTACCCGGACCTGGCAACACTGCAACTCTCCGAAATCCTAAACTCTGACCTGCTCGGTGACCTGGGACTCGGCACGCTGCTGTCCAACGTCGCAGATCTCACCTTGGAACTTGGCGCCGTTGCGGGGCGCGCCAGCTACTCGACCTGTGACTACCTCTGGGGATCGGACCCCGACACGGTCAACCGCGAGTATCTCGCCGCATCCGCCGATCTTGGCTTCTCCACGCCGCTGATCGGCGAGTTGGTGAGCGCTATCGGCGGCTCGGAGCAGGAGCAATGCTCCGATACGCCGCTCAGCACCGTGAAACTGCTCGAATGCACGGTCAACGGTCTCGCGAGCGATGAAGGCGTCGTCGACTCCCTCGTCAGTGGTGTCACGGGGTTGTTGGGCACGCTGACCAATAATCTCGGCCTCGGTGAGATCACCGCCGATCTCACTGCCACAGTTGACCTGAGCGGGGTTCAGGCGTTGTTGGATGACACCCTCACCGATACCGGCGGCGTGATCACGGTCAACCTCGGCGACGGCACCGTCCAGGTCAACACGGCGGCGCTGCTGGAAGCGGCGTACCCGGGGACCTACACCGACGGACTCAACGGACTCGCTCCGAACACCAATCCGCTGGCGGATCCCGGCGTCCTCAACGAGTTGGTCGATCGGGTCAGCGCCTTGCTGGCCGACTGGATCGTGAACGTCCAGAATGCAATCACCACGGCGATCGGCCAGACGACGATCACCGCTGGCGTGCGCATTGACCTTGAACTCACCACGATTCTCGGTACCCTCCCGATTGGCGATATCGAGGTCGCCGTCGACTGCCGCCCGACGGGCAGTACGACGGCGGGACCGGGATGCACCCTCGCCGAGTTGCTTGACAGCGGCCCGAATCCGGGCGTGCAAGAGGTCACCGCAGGCTTCGAGGTCCTGCCCGGTCTGCCTGGCCTTGTAGGGGATCTCCTGAACGGCGTGGTTGGGACGGTGATTGCCGGATTGGTCAGCAATCTTGTGAGTGGTACCGCCGGTCTGGTCGGGACGGTAGTGAACGACACTCTGGACCCCGTCGTCACCGGAGCGGTCAACGCGTTGCCTGGCTTGACCGCACCTGTCGTCAACCTGGTCAGCGACCTTTACAACGGGCTGTTCCTCAGCGGAATCGTCGCGCTGACGATCAATGCGCAGAACGACACGTCCGATCCGAACGATGTTGAACCGCAGGAGTGGGCGACGTTGCCCGAGGGCCAGTTCGATGTGTCGGCCATCAGGGTGGGCGTACTTGATCTGCTCGGCGCCTATCACGTCAACGTGCACCTCGGTCGGGCTTCGGTGGGGCCGGGCTGCGCCGTCGCGACGGCGGCGGTTGACTGCGCGGGGTACTGA